A genomic region of Microscilla marina ATCC 23134 contains the following coding sequences:
- a CDS encoding restriction endonuclease subunit S, whose amino-acid sequence KSQKLPLPPLPEQRAIVAKIEQLLSELDAGIASLKKAETQLKTYRQAVLKKAFEGELTKGWRAQQSDLPTAEALLEQIKEERAQHHAQQLADWAQAVKAWEAKGKEGKKPAKPKKPKEVAPLSEEELKQLPNLPEGWGWMKMGNLVKKIQIGPFGSQLHKHDYVEQGIPIINPKHIKDGYIFPSECITKAKVDSLPQYILNMNDIILGRRGEMGRAALISSKENGWFCGTGSLYIRFTNFFEAKLYALILGERRVIHYLEKKGSGTTMTNLNLGILNNLPIQVIPLPEQHQIVQEIESRLSVCDQVEASIQTGLAKAEALRQSILKKAFEGRLLSDAELATCKNEKDWAPASTLLAQIEAEKAEAEAKAPKKTPKRTKKKKSVK is encoded by the coding sequence AAATCTCAAAAACTCCCCCTCCCCCCCCTCCCCGAACAACGCGCCATTGTAGCCAAAATAGAGCAGTTGTTGAGTGAGTTAGACGCGGGCATAGCCTCGCTCAAAAAGGCGGAAACACAATTGAAAACGTACCGCCAAGCCGTGCTCAAAAAGGCGTTTGAAGGAGAACTGACCAAGGGGTGGCGTGCCCAACAAAGCGACTTGCCCACCGCCGAGGCTTTGCTGGAGCAAATAAAAGAGGAACGCGCCCAACACCACGCCCAACAATTGGCAGATTGGGCGCAAGCCGTAAAAGCTTGGGAAGCCAAGGGCAAAGAAGGTAAAAAGCCCGCCAAACCCAAAAAACCTAAAGAAGTAGCGCCTTTGAGCGAAGAGGAGTTGAAGCAATTGCCGAATTTGCCTGAAGGTTGGGGGTGGATGAAAATGGGAAACCTTGTTAAAAAGATACAAATAGGACCTTTTGGAAGTCAACTACACAAGCATGATTATGTCGAGCAAGGCATACCAATAATAAACCCAAAACATATCAAGGATGGCTACATTTTTCCTAGTGAATGTATTACAAAAGCTAAAGTAGATTCACTACCACAGTATATTCTTAATATGAATGATATAATTCTTGGAAGGAGAGGAGAAATGGGTAGAGCAGCTTTAATTTCATCTAAGGAAAATGGCTGGTTTTGTGGTACAGGTAGCCTTTACATAAGGTTTACTAATTTTTTTGAGGCAAAACTTTATGCTTTAATATTAGGTGAAAGACGAGTGATTCATTATCTCGAAAAAAAAGGTAGTGGAACAACAATGACTAATTTAAACTTAGGTATATTGAACAATTTACCAATACAAGTAATACCCCTCCCCGAACAACACCAAATTGTCCAAGAAATAGAAAGCCGGTTGTCGGTGTGCGACCAGGTAGAGGCAAGTATTCAAACAGGATTGGCGAAAGCTGAAGCCTTGAGGCAAAGCATTCTCAAAAAAGCCTTTGAAGGGCGTCTACTCAGCGATGCCGAGCTTGCCACTTGCAAAAATGAGAAAGACTGGGCACCCGCCAGCACTTTGTTGGCACAAATAGAAGCCGAAAAAGCCGAAGCGGAGGCAAAAGCGCCCAAGAAGACACCCAAGAGAACAAAAAAGAAGAAATCTGTAAAATAA